Proteins from one Roseovarius nanhaiticus genomic window:
- a CDS encoding RSP_2648 family PIN domain-containing protein yields MKALLDTCVIYPTVMRQMLLGAARAGAFTPLWSARIIEEWQRASIKLGPDGMAQAASEAALLKMDWPGAEVRWPQSLEDRLWLPDPADTHVLAAAIAGSADMIITLNAKDFPRQILAEEGLSRSDPDAVLHGIWQAQPEMMADVASAVLTEARRLGGQDWTLRPLLKKARLPRLAKALTQD; encoded by the coding sequence GTGAAGGCGCTGCTGGATACATGCGTGATCTACCCCACGGTCATGCGCCAGATGCTGCTGGGCGCCGCGAGGGCAGGGGCATTCACCCCGCTTTGGTCCGCGCGCATCATCGAGGAATGGCAGCGCGCGTCGATCAAGCTGGGGCCGGATGGCATGGCGCAGGCGGCCTCCGAGGCGGCGCTGCTGAAAATGGACTGGCCGGGGGCAGAGGTGCGCTGGCCCCAGTCGCTCGAGGATCGGCTCTGGCTGCCGGACCCGGCGGACACCCATGTGCTGGCCGCCGCCATTGCCGGCTCGGCGGACATGATCATAACGCTCAACGCCAAGGATTTCCCGCGCCAGATCCTGGCCGAAGAGGGGCTGTCGCGCAGCGATCCAGACGCAGTCCTGCATGGGATCTGGCAGGCACAGCCCGAGATGATGGCGGACGTGGCGAGCGCGGTGCTGACCGAGGCGCGCCGGCTCGGCGGCCAGGACTGGACGCTGCGCCCCTTGCTGAAAAAGGCCCGCCTGCCGCGCCTTGCAAAGGCGCTGACGCAGGATTGA
- a CDS encoding RSP_2647 family RNA methyltransferase, with amino-acid sequence MTPSPFPVIRLKPKTSPKAVRFGAPWVYDNELVTDRRTKAIAPGTIALLEDAERAPLALVAVNPASRIMARVLDLDTSATIDRAWLTARLTRALALRTRLYDAPYYRLIHAEADGLPGVVIDRFGDTCVIQPNAAWAEVMLDDLAAATAEVTGARNILKNASGRARGLEGLDDASSVLIGAAPDAPVQVPMNGATYLADLTGGQKTGLFFDQRPNHAFAARLSQGARVLDVFSHVGGFSLAAMAAGAASALAVDGSEPALALAQGGADAMGLGEAFQTRRGDAFDVLTALGQEGAQFDVVICDPPAFAPSKKALEAGLRAYERTARLAAPLVAQGGYLGLCSCSHAADIDAFRRASLRGIGRGLHETGRSPQLIHTGGAGPDHPMHPQLAESGYLKALFFRL; translated from the coding sequence ATGACACCGTCCCCTTTTCCCGTGATCCGCCTCAAACCCAAAACCTCACCAAAGGCCGTGCGCTTCGGCGCGCCTTGGGTTTATGACAATGAGCTGGTCACAGACCGGCGCACCAAGGCAATCGCCCCCGGCACCATCGCCCTGCTGGAGGATGCCGAGCGTGCGCCGCTGGCCCTTGTCGCCGTCAATCCGGCCTCGCGCATCATGGCGCGTGTGCTGGACCTCGACACCTCAGCAACCATTGATCGTGCCTGGCTGACCGCACGCCTGACCCGCGCGCTTGCGCTGCGGACGCGGCTATATGATGCGCCCTATTACCGTCTGATCCATGCTGAGGCTGACGGCCTGCCGGGCGTGGTGATCGACCGTTTTGGCGATACCTGCGTGATCCAGCCCAATGCAGCCTGGGCCGAGGTCATGCTGGACGATCTGGCCGCCGCCACTGCCGAGGTGACGGGCGCGCGCAACATTCTGAAGAACGCCAGCGGCCGCGCGCGCGGCCTCGAAGGGCTGGACGATGCGTCATCCGTGCTGATCGGCGCCGCGCCCGATGCGCCGGTGCAGGTGCCGATGAACGGGGCCACCTATCTGGCGGACCTCACGGGCGGGCAGAAAACCGGCCTCTTCTTTGACCAGCGGCCCAATCACGCCTTTGCCGCGCGCCTGTCCCAGGGCGCGCGCGTGCTCGATGTTTTCAGCCATGTCGGGGGCTTTTCCCTTGCTGCGATGGCGGCGGGCGCGGCCTCGGCGCTGGCGGTCGACGGCTCTGAGCCGGCGCTGGCCCTTGCGCAGGGCGGCGCGGATGCGATGGGGCTGGGCGAGGCCTTTCAGACACGGCGCGGCGATGCGTTTGACGTGCTGACGGCCTTGGGGCAGGAGGGCGCGCAATTCGATGTGGTCATTTGCGACCCGCCCGCTTTCGCGCCCTCGAAAAAGGCGCTGGAGGCCGGACTGCGCGCCTATGAGCGCACCGCGCGCCTTGCCGCGCCGCTGGTGGCACAGGGCGGTTACTTGGGCCTTTGCTCCTGCAGTCATGCGGCCGATATAGACGCGTTCCGCCGCGCCAGCCTGCGCGGCATCGGGCGCGGACTGCACGAGACGGGCCGCAGCCCGCAGCTCATCCACACCGGCGGCGCGGGGCCGGATCATCCAATGCATCCGCAACTGGCCGAGAGCGGCTATCTCAAGGCGCTCTTTTTCCGGCTGTGA